From a single Raphanus sativus cultivar WK10039 chromosome 3, ASM80110v3, whole genome shotgun sequence genomic region:
- the LOC108833980 gene encoding rho GTPase-activating protein 2-like, with protein MTGLVMVTKGVGCAGRKGGGGKGKSTAEEEEEEQNQQLSLVEFLLTALRKSVVSCRVDNRQEDRGGGGISSAAVHQMEIGWPTNVRHITHVTFDRFHGFLGLPHELQVEIKCSVSVFGVSAESMQCSYDEKGNSVPTILLLMQQRLYSQQGLKAEGIFRINPENSQEEHVRDQLNRGIVPENIDVHCLAGLIKAWFRELPCGVLDGLSPEEVLNCNTEEDSVQLIKQLKPTESALLSWAVDLMADVVEEEESNKMNARNIAMVFAPNMTQMTDPLTALMHAVQVMNLLKTLITRTLAEREETSSGSEEYSPSHSHSSNSQTDSDSDNAQDMEVSCESQGTDSESGGEEQEGQQQQEEEHLSRRSTQEDENDIGSLSSVEKCFLGQLSNNARVSNTSISEDWSPKCSPLVSFTEDKNNSLGSGTSD; from the exons ATGACAGGGCTTGTGATGGTGACTAAAGGCGTTGGTTGCGCCGGaagaaaaggaggaggagggaaGGGAAAATCGACGgcggaggaagaagaggaagagcagAACCAGCAACTATCTCTTGTCGAGTTTCTCTTGACGGCGCTGCGCAAATCGGTAGTATCTTGCCGCGTGGATAACCGCCAAGAGGACCGCGGAGGAGGAGGGATATCCTCCGCAGCCGTTCATCAGATGGAGATCGGATGGCCAACAAACGTTCGACACATCACTCACGTGACATTTGATAGGTTTCATGGCTTTCTTGGTCTCCCGCACGAGCTTCAGGTCGA GATAAAATGCAGCGTGAGCGTGTTTGGTGTCTCTGCGGAATCAATGCAATGTTCTTATGACGAGAAAGGAAACAGTGTCCCAACCATTCTATTACTAATGCAACAAAGGCTCTATTCTCAACAAGGTCTTAAG GCCGAAGGGATCTTTAGGATAAACCCTGAGAACAGCCAAGAGGAACATGTGAGAGACCAACTGAACAGAGGTATTGTTCCTGAGAACATTGATGTGCATTGCTTGGCTGGTCTTATCAAAGCTTGGTTCAGAGAGTTACCTTGTGGAGTGCTTGACGGTCTTTCTCCTGAGGAAGTTCTCAACTGCAACACCGAGGAAGACTCTGTTCAACTCATCAAGCAGCTTAAGCCTACTGAGTCTGCTTTGCTCAGTTGGGCTGTTGATCTTATGGCTGATGTTGTTGAGGAAGAAGAGTCTAACAAGATGAATGCGAGGAATATAGCCATGGTTTTTGCTCCTAACATGACTCAG ATGACGGATCCATTAACGGCTCTTATGCATGCTGTTCAAGTGATGAACTTGCTGAAGACACTCATCACCAGAACACTAGCGGAACGTGAAGAAACCTCAAGCGGATCAGAAGAGTATTCACCATCCCATTCCCACTCATCAAATTCTCAAACTGATTCTGACTCTGACAATGCACAAGACATGGAAGTCAGCTGTGAATCACAAGGCACGGATTCAGAATCAGGAGGAGAAGAACAAGAgggacaacaacaacaagaagaagaacatctCAGCCGCCGGTCTACCCAAGAAGATGAAAATGATATTGGATCATTAAGCTCAGTAGAGAAATGTTTCTTGGGCCAGCTCAGCAACAATGCTAGAGTTTCAAACACTAGTATCTCTGAAGACTGGAGTCCAAAATGCTCTCCATTGGTATCATTTACAGAGGACAAAAACAACAGTTTAGGCTCAGGCACAAGCGACTAA
- the LOC108833981 gene encoding U1 small nuclear ribonucleoprotein C-like, whose protein sequence is MPRYYCDYCDTYLTHDSPSVRKQHNAGYKHKANVRIYYQQFEEQQTQSLIDQRIKEHLGQAAAYNQVGGAFNQHMLARPRLPMMPMPMGMRPPVLPRPMMPGQGYMPPPGVPQMMAPPGAPLPPPPQNGMLRPPGMAPLPGQGGGPPPNYNGLPLPPPPPYQTNPAAAAAAAPPSGGFNNPNPGGESPESNE, encoded by the exons ATGCCGAG GTATTACTGTGATTATTGTGACACTTATCTCACCCACGATTCC ccatCGGTGAGGAAGCAGCACAACGCCGGTTACAAACACAAG GCGAATGTGAGGATATACTATCAGCAATTCGAGGAACAGCAAACACAAAGTCTGATTGATCAGAGAATTAAAGAGCATCTTGGCCAAGCTGCAGCGTACAATCAGGTTGGTGGTGCGTTTAACCAGCATATGCTCGCTAGACCACGCCTCCCTATGATGCCTATGCCTATGGGGATGCGACCTCCTGTTCTCCCTAGACCCATGATGCCTGGTCAAG GTTACATGCCACCTCCGGGAGTACCACAGATGATGGCACCGCCTGGTGCTCCTCTACCACCGCCTCCACAAAACGGTATGCTTAGGCCACCAGGAATGGCTCCATTACCAGGTCAAGGTGGTGGACCACCTCCCAATTATAATGGACTTCCTCTTCCTCCGCCTCCTCCTTATCAAACAAATccagctgctgctgctgctgctgctccgcCGAGCGGTGGCTTCAACAATCCGAACCCTGGTGGTGAATCTCCTGAAAGCAATGAGTAG